From a single Brassica oleracea var. oleracea cultivar TO1000 chromosome C5, BOL, whole genome shotgun sequence genomic region:
- the LOC106295769 gene encoding phosphoenolpyruvate carboxylase kinase 2 — MTGEFELANSYQICDEIGRGRFGTITRCFSPATKEFYACKTIDKRVLVDALDRECITTEPRIMAMLPPHPNIVMIHDLFETDDTLAIVMELVDPPTTIYDRLISAAGGRLSESESASYARKLLRAVAHCHRRGVVHRDVKPDNVLIDLGSGGVKLCDFGSAVWLGGEKTETAEGVVGTPYYVAPEVVMGRRYGEKVDVWSVGVVIYTMLAGEPPFNGETAEEIFETILRGNLMFPRKVFGSVSAEAKDLLRRMICRDVSRRFSAEDALRHAWIVNVGNLQSN; from the exons ATGACCGGAGAATTCGAACTTGCGAACAGTTACCAGATCTGCGACGAGATCGGCAGAGGACGATTCGGAACAATCACTCGCTGTTTCTCTCCCGCGACGAAAGAGTTCTACGCGTGCAAAACGATCGACAAGCGCGTGCTCGTCGACGCTCTCGATCGCGAGTGTATAACGACGGAGCCGAGGATCATGGCGATGCTGCCGCCGCATCCGAACATCGTCATGATCCACGACCTCTTCGAAACGGATGACACTCTCGCGATCGTCATGGAGCTCGTCGATCCTCCGACGACGATCTACGATCGGCTGATCTCCGCCGCCGGAGGGAGGCTATCCGAATCGGAATCCGCCTCGTACGCGAGGAAGCTCCTCCGCGCGGTGGCTCATTGCCACCGCCGCGGCGTGGTTCACCGCGACGTGAAACCTGACAACGTGCTAATCGATCTCGGAAGCGGCGGAGTTAAGCTCTGCGATTTCGGATCGGCGGTGTGGCTCGGCGGAGAGAAGACGGAGACGGCGGAGGGAGTGGTGGGGACGCCGTATTACGTCGCGCCGGAGGTTGTGATGGGGAGGAGGTACGGGGAGAAGGTGGATGTGTGGAGCGTTGGCGTTGTGATATACACGATGCTGGCGGGAGAGCCGCCGTTTAACGGCGAGACGGCGGAGGAGATATTCGAAACGATACTGAGAGGGAATCTGATGTTTCCGCGGAAGGTGTTCGGATCGGTATCAGCGGAAGCTAAGGATCTATTGAGGAGAATGATTTGTCGCGACGTTTCCAGGAGATTTTCGGCAGAAGATGCTCTTC GTCATGCATGGATCGTGAACGTGGGAAACCTACAAAGCAATTAA